The Lycium ferocissimum isolate CSIRO_LF1 chromosome 10, AGI_CSIRO_Lferr_CH_V1, whole genome shotgun sequence genome window below encodes:
- the LOC132032420 gene encoding uncharacterized protein LOC132032420 — protein MDDAFSPSMLVSANPFSDDNMNASDCSICLEDITNNNERRSIAKLQCGHFFHLDCIGSEFNVRGVMRCPNCREVEDGNWLFSEGKGPYEHYDVEESEEDDELELQAEMRYSPAVEVEAQIARDIRGPVTNFLPRVFILTGCAQHCPAAEGCASSHSTTSLPAINLQCQQPVTNIIVNSPTTVAIIRSVINSTNVPDGNGPTGAANGGPMQILIHQQFQPTQIPAPSSDVNGTVEREEATPPPSENGPAPQPNEQAVTNNPEPNYLELTLATESTIEEINHLLPESMNLENSTEENRQASDEQDDEMEENIDCSSCSSLEF, from the exons ATGGATGATGCTTTTTCACCTTCAATGCTTGTATCTGCTAATCCTTTTTCAGATGATAACATGAATGCTTCGGACTGCTCCATTTGCTTGGAGGATATTACAAATAACAATGAACGCAGGTCAATCGCCAAATTACAATGTGGTCACTTTTTCCACTTGG ATTGTATAGGTTCGGAATTTAATGTAAGGGGTGTAATGCGTTGCCCCAATTGTAGAGAGGTAGAAGATGGAAATTGGCTATTTTCAGAAGGCAAGGGACCTTATGAACACTATGACGTGGAAGAGAGTGAGGAGGATGATGAACTTGAACtg CAAGCGGAGATGCGCTACAGCCCAGCCGTTGAAGTGGAAGCTCAAATTGCTAGGGATATAAG GGGTCCGGTTACAAACTTCCTTCCAAGGGTCTTCATATTGACGGGTTGTGCACAACACTGCCCAGCTGCAGAAGGTTGTGCAAGTTCTCATAGTACTACTTCCTTGCCAGCCATAAATCTCCAATGTCAGCAGCCTGTTACGAACATCATTGTGAATTCTCCTACAACTGTTGCTATCATCAGGAGTGTAATCAACTCCACCAATGTGCCTGATGGAAATGG GCCTACAGGAGCTGCAAATGGAGGACCGATGCAAATCCTTATCCATCAGCAGTTTCAACCAACGCAAATTCCTGCTCCTTCGTCTGATGTTAATGGAACTGTCGAGCGTGAAGAAGCGACGCCTCCGCCATCAGAAAATGGACCAGCACCTCAACCAAATGAGCAGGCTGTTACTAATAATCCAGAACCTAATTATCTTGAGCTTACTCTGGCAACTGAATCAACTATTGAGGAGATCAATCACCTTTTGCCCGAAAGCATGAACCTGGAAAATTCTACAGAGGAGAATAGGCAAGCTTCTGATGAACAAGATgatgaaatggaggaaaatatcgACTGTTCAAGTTGCTCTTCCCTTGAAttctga